The Collibacillus ludicampi region GGCGAATGGGCAGAAAATCAGGGGCATGTATACCTTTATCATGCGATGATTCATCAGATTCTCGAAGCAAAAGAAAAAACATTTAAACAGGACGAAGGTACAGTTTCTTTTGATATACCGATCAAAGAAAATCCGCTGATCGTCCATCAGAAAATCGTTTTGGCTGAGAGGAAGCTTGATCCGCGCCAAGTCTTGTTATTTGATAAGTCGGATAAAGCCATTGTAAATGTCACTTACGAAGAGTTTAAGACTGGGGTAAAATTCGCTGATGATGACTTTACACCCGAGAAAGTCATGGCGCTAGCCGATCCCAAAAATGCGCTTCCAGCGATGACCCACAAAAATGATTTTGGGATCATAGAACCCGCTTACGTACCGAAAGGTTTTGAACGTCAAGACACGATTGAAAGTGACGCTTCCGTCTTATTACGTTATTCCGGTGACAAAGGTGCGTTTACGCTTAAGGAAACCCGTTCGTCTTCCCAAAATCAAACCCTTGTGGGCGGTAATCAACTCTTAGACCTTTTCGGTGCTCCAGCCATCGTCACGGGGGCAGGAAATGCAAAGACGGTCTATTGGTCGAGAAACGGAGTCGAATTTGCACTCACCGGATCTCTGCCGGTACAAGAAATGATGAAAATAGCAGCTTCTACAATCGATGCAACAGGTAAATAACCCTGCGAAGGACGCGTGGCGTCCTTTTTTTCTAGACCATTCGAGACAAGCTGTGGTAACGTGGGAGAAGATGATGTTAAGACAGAAAAGAGGTTTTCATCATGTTCATCAGGCCTACCTGGGCAGAAGTCGAACTGTCAGCAATCGCACACAATATCCGACAATTTCAGCGACACCTAGCAAAAAACGCGATCATCATGGCGGTCGTCAAAGCGAATGGATACGGGCATGGCGCATTTCCTGTCGCACGTACCGCTCTGGAGGCAGGGGCTCGTTATTTGGCCGTTGCAACGGCTGATGAAGCGATCGAACTGAGGGAAGAAGGTATCACAGCTCCGATCCTTATACTGGGTTTCACACCGCCGGATCGTGCAGCGGACATTGTACGGTACGAGCTCACACAAACGGTCTTTCAAACAGAGATGCTGGATGCCTTGGAAAGTGCCGCCAAGCAACAAAACAAACGCGTGCGCATTCATATCAAAGTGGATACGGGTATGGGCCGTATTGGTTTGCGAGATCTTTGTGAAATCATACCATTCGTGAAAAACGCTCATGAGAGGCCAAGCATTTTTGTGGAAGGAATCTTTACACATTTGGCTACGGCCGATGAAGCGGATAAGCGTTACATGTGGGAGCAAGTGAACCGATGGAATGACATCGTGCATGCGATCGAGGAGCAA contains the following coding sequences:
- the alr gene encoding alanine racemase, which produces MFIRPTWAEVELSAIAHNIRQFQRHLAKNAIIMAVVKANGYGHGAFPVARTALEAGARYLAVATADEAIELREEGITAPILILGFTPPDRAADIVRYELTQTVFQTEMLDALESAAKQQNKRVRIHIKVDTGMGRIGLRDLCEIIPFVKNAHERPSIFVEGIFTHLATADEADKRYMWEQVNRWNDIVHAIEEQGIKIPLKHVANSAATIDHPELHLDMVRIGISMYGYYPSSEVHKEHVHLRPALTFKSRVIHVKTLPGEQSISYGATYRTKNEERIATIPVGYADGYSRLLSNRGFVLVGGKRCPIVGRVCMDQLMVNVTHVPDVKVGDEVVLYGSQGQEQIHLDEVASIIGTISYEIACAVGRRVPRVYLWNGQITEVKKY
- a CDS encoding DUF4367 domain-containing protein, producing MRKSIAWIVWIILIIGMLVTGCGNVTQESVLNDLQSIEKNLKTYKSKAMMTVQTSEIPQKYYIETWYQSPSLYRIALGDEKRVITQVIVRNNEGIYVINPQLKKSFRFKGEWAENQGHVYLYHAMIHQILEAKEKTFKQDEGTVSFDIPIKENPLIVHQKIVLAERKLDPRQVLLFDKSDKAIVNVTYEEFKTGVKFADDDFTPEKVMALADPKNALPAMTHKNDFGIIEPAYVPKGFERQDTIESDASVLLRYSGDKGAFTLKETRSSSQNQTLVGGNQLLDLFGAPAIVTGAGNAKTVYWSRNGVEFALTGSLPVQEMMKIAASTIDATGK